A single genomic interval of Mangifera indica cultivar Alphonso chromosome 5, CATAS_Mindica_2.1, whole genome shotgun sequence harbors:
- the LOC123216563 gene encoding histone H4, whose translation MSGRGKGGKGLGKGGAKRHRKVLRDNIQGITKPAIRRLARRGGVKRISGLIYEETRGVLKIFLENVIRDAVTYTEHARRKTVTAMDVVYALKRQGRTLYGFGG comes from the coding sequence ATGTCAGGAAGAGGAAAGGGAGGCAAAGGATTGGGAAAGGGAGGAGCAAAGCGGCACCGTAAGGTTCTCAGAGATAACATTCAGGGGATCACGAAGCCGGCCATTCGGCGTCTGGCGAGGCGTGGCGGAGTCAAGCGTATCAGCGGTTTAATCTACGAAGAAACTCGCGGTGTTCTGAAGATCTTTCTGGAGAACGTGATTAGAGACGCCGTGACCTACACGGAGCACGCTCGCCGGAAGACCGTTACGGCCATGGACGTCGTTTATGCTCTGAAACGACAGGGGCGAACTCTGTATGGTTTCGGGGGatag